One genomic region from Tistrella bauzanensis encodes:
- a CDS encoding 3-hydroxybutyryl-CoA dehydrogenase, protein MIRKIGVIGAGQMGRGIAHVCALAGYEVTMVDISEAQLAKGLDRIEQALDRQVSRSEIEPGDKPAALSRIKPQVGYAGFDDLDLVVEAATEDESLKRKIFADIRDIVKDEVIVATNTSSLSITRLAAAMRHPEKFMGMHFMNPVPRMQLVELIRGIATDNPTYEVVRELVFKLDKTPAVSEDFPAFIVNRILLPMINEAIYTLYEGVGTVEAIDTAMKLGANHPMGPLELADFIGLDTCLSIMQVLYDGLADSKYRPCPLLVKYVEAGWLGRKTDRGFYDYRGDVPVPTR, encoded by the coding sequence ATGATCAGGAAGATCGGCGTCATCGGGGCGGGCCAGATGGGCCGCGGCATCGCGCATGTCTGCGCGCTTGCCGGCTACGAGGTCACGATGGTCGATATCTCCGAGGCTCAGCTGGCGAAGGGCCTGGACCGGATCGAGCAGGCGCTCGACCGGCAGGTGTCGCGCAGCGAGATCGAGCCCGGGGACAAGCCCGCCGCTTTGTCCAGGATCAAGCCGCAGGTCGGCTATGCCGGCTTCGACGATCTGGATCTGGTGGTCGAGGCGGCGACCGAGGACGAGAGTCTGAAGCGCAAGATTTTCGCCGACATCCGCGACATCGTGAAGGATGAGGTGATCGTCGCGACCAACACCTCGTCGCTGTCGATCACGCGGCTGGCGGCGGCAATGCGCCACCCGGAAAAGTTCATGGGCATGCATTTCATGAACCCGGTGCCGCGCATGCAGCTTGTTGAGCTGATCCGGGGTATCGCCACCGACAATCCGACCTATGAGGTCGTCCGCGAGCTGGTGTTCAAGCTCGACAAGACCCCGGCGGTCTCGGAAGACTTCCCGGCCTTCATCGTCAACCGCATCCTGCTGCCGATGATCAACGAGGCGATCTATACCCTGTATGAGGGTGTGGGCACCGTCGAGGCGATCGACACCGCCATGAAGCTGGGCGCCAACCACCCGATGGGCCCGCTGGAACTGGCGGATTTCATCGGCCTGGACACCTGCCTGTCGATCATGCAGGTGCTGTATGACGGCCTGGCCGACAGCAAGTACCGGCCCTGTCCGCTGCTGGTGAAATATGTCGAGGCCGGCTGGCTGGGCCGCAAGACCGATCGCGGCTTCTATGACTATCGCGGCGACGTGCCGGTTCCGACCCGCTGA
- a CDS encoding electron transfer flavoprotein subunit alpha/FixB family protein, with the protein MAVLVIADHNNATLGAATLNAVTAGTRLGDVHVLVAGKDAGAVAEAAAKVAGVAKVLHAEGDQYAANLPENLAPLVVGLADGYSHIVASATSASKNVMPRVAALLDVAQISEAIEIVSEDTFVRPIYAGNALATVQSGDKVKVLTVRGTAFKAAEAEGGSATVESIQAADDAAVSRFVGESLSKSERPELASAKIVVSGGRGVGSSDNFKIIEGLADALGAAVGASRAAVDAGYVPNDYQVGQTGKVVAPQLYVAVGISGAIQHLAGMKDSKVIVAINKDEEAPIFQVADYGLVGDLFKIVPELTETLKK; encoded by the coding sequence ATGGCTGTTCTTGTCATTGCCGATCACAACAACGCGACTCTGGGTGCGGCGACCCTGAATGCGGTCACCGCGGGCACCAGGCTGGGCGATGTCCATGTCCTGGTCGCCGGCAAGGATGCCGGTGCCGTGGCCGAAGCCGCCGCCAAGGTGGCCGGCGTCGCCAAGGTGCTGCACGCCGAAGGCGACCAGTACGCCGCCAACCTGCCTGAGAACCTGGCACCGCTGGTCGTGGGCCTTGCCGACGGCTACAGCCACATCGTGGCCTCGGCCACCAGCGCATCCAAGAACGTGATGCCGCGCGTGGCCGCCCTGCTGGATGTGGCGCAGATTTCGGAAGCGATCGAGATCGTGTCGGAAGACACCTTCGTGCGCCCGATCTATGCCGGCAACGCCCTTGCCACCGTTCAGTCGGGCGACAAGGTGAAGGTGCTGACGGTGCGCGGCACCGCCTTCAAGGCCGCCGAGGCCGAAGGTGGCTCCGCCACGGTCGAGAGCATTCAGGCCGCCGATGACGCGGCGGTCAGCCGCTTCGTGGGCGAGAGCCTGAGCAAGTCCGAGCGCCCGGAACTGGCCTCGGCCAAGATCGTGGTCTCGGGCGGCCGTGGTGTCGGCAGCTCCGACAACTTCAAGATCATCGAAGGCCTGGCCGATGCGCTGGGTGCGGCGGTCGGCGCCAGCCGCGCCGCCGTCGATGCGGGTTATGTGCCCAACGACTATCAGGTCGGCCAGACCGGCAAGGTGGTCGCGCCGCAGCTCTATGTGGCGGTCGGCATCTCGGGTGCCATCCAGCATCTGGCCGGCATGAAGGACAGCAAGGTGATCGTTGCGATCAACAAGGACGAAGAGGCGCCGATCTTCCAGGTCGCCGATTACGGCCTTGTGGGCGATCTGTTCAAGATCGTGCCCGAGCTGACCGAGACGCTGAAGAAGTGA
- a CDS encoding electron transfer flavoprotein subunit beta/FixA family protein, with amino-acid sequence MKVLVPVKRVVDYNVKVRVKADQTGVDLANVKMSMNPFDEIAVEEAVRLKEAGKATEIVVVSIGPKGAQEQIRTALAMGADRGLLIETDDEVQPLAVAKLLKAVVEAEQPQLVVLGKQAIDDDSNQTGQMLAALMGWPQGTFASKVTVGDGEVEVIREIDGGLQTVALKLPAIVTTDLRLNEPRYASLPNIMKAKKKPLDAKTPADFGVDIAPRLKTLKVSEPPKRKGGIKVPDIATLVDKLKNEAGVI; translated from the coding sequence ATGAAGGTACTCGTCCCCGTAAAGCGCGTGGTCGACTATAACGTCAAGGTCCGTGTCAAGGCTGACCAGACCGGCGTCGACCTCGCCAACGTCAAAATGTCGATGAACCCCTTCGACGAGATCGCAGTCGAGGAAGCCGTTCGGCTGAAGGAAGCCGGCAAGGCGACCGAGATCGTGGTGGTCTCCATCGGCCCCAAGGGCGCGCAGGAGCAGATCCGCACGGCATTGGCCATGGGCGCCGATCGCGGCCTGCTGATCGAGACCGACGACGAGGTTCAGCCGCTGGCGGTCGCCAAGCTGCTGAAGGCCGTGGTCGAGGCCGAACAGCCGCAGCTCGTGGTTCTGGGCAAGCAGGCGATCGACGACGACTCGAACCAGACCGGCCAGATGCTGGCGGCGCTGATGGGCTGGCCCCAGGGCACCTTCGCGTCCAAGGTGACGGTGGGTGACGGCGAGGTCGAGGTGATCCGCGAGATCGACGGCGGTCTTCAGACCGTGGCGCTGAAGCTGCCCGCGATCGTGACCACCGATCTGCGCTTGAACGAGCCGCGCTATGCCTCGCTGCCCAACATCATGAAGGCGAAGAAGAAGCCGCTCGATGCCAAAACCCCGGCTGATTTCGGTGTCGACATCGCGCCGCGTCTGAAGACGCTGAAGGTGTCGGAGCCGCCGAAGCGCAAGGGCGGCATCAAAGTGCCCGATATCGCGACGCTGGTCGACAAGCTGAAGAACGAGGCGGGGGTTATCTGA
- a CDS encoding cob(I)yrinic acid a,c-diamide adenosyltransferase has translation MVQLTRIYTRGGDRGETSLGDGSRRPKDDLRVASYGTVDEANGVIGLVRQHVETGSDADTMLMRIQNDMFDLGADLACPAGDDPVKEARSLRIHPAQVDRLEAEIDAMNAELAPLKSFVLPGGTPAAAYLHLARTVVRRAERELVEVMRVEPVNEAALRYLNRLSDHLFVMARHLNDKGARDVLWVPGANR, from the coding sequence ATGGTGCAGTTGACCCGGATCTATACCCGCGGCGGAGACCGGGGCGAGACCTCGCTCGGCGATGGCAGCCGGCGGCCCAAGGATGATCTGCGGGTGGCGTCCTATGGCACTGTCGATGAGGCCAATGGTGTGATCGGCCTGGTGCGTCAGCATGTCGAGACCGGCAGCGATGCCGATACCATGCTGATGCGCATCCAGAACGACATGTTCGATCTGGGCGCTGATCTGGCCTGCCCGGCAGGCGACGACCCGGTAAAGGAGGCGCGCAGCCTGCGTATCCATCCGGCGCAGGTCGACCGGCTGGAAGCGGAGATCGACGCGATGAACGCGGAACTGGCGCCGCTGAAATCCTTCGTGCTGCCCGGTGGCACGCCGGCCGCCGCTTATCTGCATCTGGCACGCACGGTGGTGCGCCGCGCCGAGCGCGAGCTTGTCGAAGTGATGCGGGTGGAGCCGGTGAACGAGGCGGCGCTGCGTTATCTGAACCGCTTGTCGGACCATCTGTTCGTGATGGCGCGGCATTTGAACGACAAAGGTGCCCGGGATGTGCTGTGGGTGCCGGGCGCAAACCGTTGA
- a CDS encoding twin transmembrane helix small protein, whose amino-acid sequence MDMSGVMSVLIVVAMVATAAVLMVGVMSMLVGGRFNQKYSNKLMQWRVGLQGLAIVLVLLFLLMSGR is encoded by the coding sequence ATGGATATGTCGGGTGTGATGTCGGTGCTGATCGTGGTCGCGATGGTCGCCACGGCCGCCGTTCTGATGGTCGGGGTGATGTCGATGCTTGTCGGCGGCCGCTTCAACCAGAAATACTCAAACAAGCTGATGCAGTGGCGGGTGGGGCTTCAGGGCCTGGCGATCGTGCTGGTGCTGCTGTTTCTGCTGATGTCCGGGCGCTGA
- a CDS encoding acyl-CoA dehydrogenase family protein — translation MSASTSLATTAADDLSSVVIDDLLDRAERALATAEAYADAVQTAVGGLVRSDGRVDAGRLDANQHAVHGLAWVATYVEALRQMLGWARRLEADGRLGALEELMLQAAFGEYLAQLAGGLPMSQGEMVRPADFGLTAEAAALGQGDAGVFSARGNTAAVRGALAGLIADGNFGDLGLEDDTLLMIRDQFRRFVEEKVVPFAHDWHKNDVLIPIEVVEQMAELGVFGLTVPEEFGGLGMTKVAMCLVTEELSRGYIGVGSLGTRSEIAAELIRLGGTEDQKQHFLPKLASGEILPTAVFTEPGTGSDLGSLKTRATLNGDAYTVTGNKTWITHAARADLMTLLVRTDPATKNYSGLSMMLAEKPRGTDADPFPAQGMSGGEIRVLGYRGMKEYEIGFDDFQVPAANLLGRVEGQGFKQLMATFESARIQTAARAVGVAQSALEMGLRYAHERVQFNKPIYAFPRVSSKLVWAAVEIMIARQLTYFSAREKDSDRRCDLEAGMAKLLAARVAWATADNAVQVHGGNGYAEEYPISRVLCDARILNVFEGAAEIQAQVIARRLLG, via the coding sequence ATGTCCGCTTCCACTTCGCTCGCCACCACCGCCGCCGATGACCTGTCGTCGGTGGTGATCGACGATCTGCTCGATCGCGCCGAACGGGCGCTGGCCACGGCCGAGGCCTATGCCGATGCGGTGCAGACCGCCGTGGGCGGGCTGGTGCGCAGCGACGGCCGGGTCGACGCGGGCAGGCTCGACGCCAATCAGCATGCGGTGCACGGCCTCGCCTGGGTCGCGACCTATGTCGAGGCGCTGCGCCAGATGCTGGGCTGGGCCCGGCGGCTTGAGGCTGATGGCCGGTTGGGCGCGCTGGAAGAGCTGATGCTTCAGGCGGCGTTCGGCGAATATCTGGCGCAGCTGGCCGGCGGCCTGCCGATGTCGCAGGGCGAGATGGTGCGCCCGGCCGATTTCGGCCTGACGGCCGAGGCGGCGGCTCTGGGCCAGGGCGATGCCGGCGTGTTCTCCGCCCGTGGCAACACCGCCGCCGTGCGGGGCGCGCTGGCCGGCCTGATCGCCGACGGCAATTTCGGTGACCTTGGGCTCGAAGACGACACCCTGCTGATGATCCGCGACCAGTTCCGCCGCTTCGTCGAGGAAAAGGTCGTGCCCTTCGCCCATGACTGGCATAAGAACGACGTGCTGATCCCGATCGAGGTCGTGGAGCAGATGGCCGAGCTTGGCGTGTTCGGCCTGACGGTGCCCGAGGAATTCGGCGGCCTGGGCATGACCAAGGTCGCCATGTGCCTGGTGACCGAGGAATTGTCGCGCGGCTATATCGGCGTCGGCTCGCTGGGCACCCGGTCCGAGATCGCGGCCGAACTGATCCGCCTGGGCGGCACCGAAGACCAGAAGCAGCATTTCCTGCCCAAGCTCGCCTCGGGCGAGATCCTGCCGACGGCGGTGTTCACCGAGCCCGGAACCGGATCGGATCTGGGCAGCCTGAAGACCCGTGCCACGCTGAACGGCGATGCCTATACCGTCACCGGCAACAAGACCTGGATCACCCATGCCGCCCGCGCCGATCTGATGACCCTGCTGGTCCGCACCGATCCGGCGACGAAGAATTATTCGGGCCTGTCGATGATGCTGGCCGAAAAGCCGCGCGGCACCGACGCCGACCCGTTCCCGGCCCAGGGCATGAGCGGCGGCGAGATCCGGGTGCTGGGCTATCGCGGCATGAAGGAATATGAGATCGGCTTCGACGACTTCCAGGTGCCGGCCGCCAACCTGCTGGGCCGGGTGGAGGGCCAGGGCTTCAAGCAGTTGATGGCGACGTTCGAAAGCGCCCGCATCCAGACGGCGGCGCGCGCGGTGGGCGTTGCCCAGTCGGCGTTGGAGATGGGCCTGCGCTATGCCCATGAGCGGGTGCAGTTCAACAAGCCGATCTATGCCTTCCCGCGGGTGTCGTCGAAGCTGGTCTGGGCGGCGGTGGAGATCATGATCGCTCGCCAGTTGACTTATTTCTCGGCCCGCGAAAAGGACAGCGACCGGCGCTGCGACCTGGAAGCCGGCATGGCCAAACTGCTGGCGGCCCGCGTCGCCTGGGCCACGGCCGACAATGCCGTGCAGGTCCATGGCGGCAATGGTTATGCCGAGGAATATCCGATCAGCCGGGTGCTGTGCGATGCCCGGATCCTGAACGTGTTCGAGGGTGCAGCCGAGATCCAGGCGCAGGTCATCGCCCGCCGCCTGCTGGGCTGA
- the ccrA gene encoding crotonyl-CoA carboxylase/reductase translates to MNTDTNVAEATRSQPVKALYEVGEIPPLGHTPDQMYAWCIRKERHGNPDTAMQVEVVETPKDLAADEVLVMVMAAGVNYNGVWAALGRPISPFDGHKAPYHIAGSDAAGIVWAVGSRVKRFKVGDEVVVHCNQDDGDDEECNGGDPMFSPSQRIWGYETPDGSFAQFCRVQSRQLMPRPAHLTWEESGCYMLTLATAYRMLFGHRPHILRPGDNVLVWGAAGGLGSMALQLIATAGANGIAVISEDNKRDFVLSLGAKAAINRKNFDCWGRLPEVDDVEGYNDYVRRVRAFGKAIWDVTGKGNDVDFVFEHPGEQTFPVSTYVVKRGGMVVFCAGTTGYNLTMDARFVWMRQKRIQGSHFANLKQAAQANRLVIERRLDPCMSEVFPWEDIPEAHMKMLRNQHKPGNMAVLIQAPRPGLRTIEDAVEG, encoded by the coding sequence ATGAACACTGACACCAACGTCGCCGAGGCGACCCGCAGCCAGCCGGTCAAGGCGCTCTATGAAGTCGGCGAGATTCCTCCGCTCGGTCATACCCCCGACCAGATGTATGCCTGGTGTATCCGCAAGGAACGCCACGGCAACCCCGACACCGCCATGCAGGTGGAGGTGGTGGAAACCCCCAAGGATCTGGCTGCGGACGAAGTGCTGGTCATGGTGATGGCGGCCGGCGTCAACTATAACGGTGTCTGGGCGGCGCTGGGCCGCCCGATCTCGCCGTTCGACGGCCACAAGGCGCCTTATCACATCGCGGGCTCCGACGCCGCCGGCATCGTCTGGGCGGTGGGATCGCGCGTGAAGCGCTTCAAGGTCGGCGACGAGGTCGTGGTTCACTGCAACCAGGATGATGGCGACGACGAGGAGTGCAATGGCGGCGATCCGATGTTCTCGCCGTCGCAGCGCATCTGGGGCTATGAGACCCCGGACGGATCCTTCGCGCAGTTCTGCCGCGTGCAGTCGCGCCAGTTGATGCCGCGCCCGGCGCATCTGACCTGGGAAGAGAGCGGCTGCTATATGCTGACGCTCGCCACCGCCTATCGCATGCTGTTCGGCCATCGCCCGCACATCCTGCGCCCCGGCGACAATGTCCTGGTCTGGGGTGCCGCCGGCGGTCTGGGTTCGATGGCCTTGCAGCTGATCGCGACCGCGGGCGCCAACGGCATCGCCGTGATCTCGGAAGACAACAAGCGCGATTTCGTGCTCAGCCTGGGCGCCAAGGCCGCGATCAACCGCAAGAATTTCGATTGCTGGGGCCGGCTGCCCGAGGTCGACGATGTCGAGGGCTATAACGACTATGTCCGCCGGGTCCGCGCCTTCGGCAAGGCGATCTGGGACGTGACCGGCAAGGGCAATGACGTCGATTTCGTCTTCGAGCATCCGGGCGAGCAGACCTTCCCGGTGTCGACCTATGTGGTCAAGCGCGGCGGCATGGTGGTGTTCTGCGCCGGCACCACCGGCTATAACCTGACCATGGATGCCCGCTTCGTGTGGATGCGCCAGAAGCGCATTCAGGGCAGCCATTTCGCCAATCTGAAGCAGGCGGCGCAGGCCAACCGGCTGGTGATCGAGCGCCGGCTGGACCCGTGCATGTCGGAAGTGTTCCCGTGGGAGGACATCCCCGAGGCGCATATGAAGATGCTCCGCAACCAGCACAAGCCCGGTAACATGGCCGTGCTGATCCAGGCCCCGCGCCCGGGCCTGCGGACCATCGAGGACGCTGTCGAAGGCTGA
- a CDS encoding protein meaA, translating to MPKQPISAAEQANSTMPRRDKPWLMRTYAGHSSAEESNTLYRTNLSRGQTGLSVAFDLPTQTGYDADHILARGEVGKVGVPIGHIGDMMTLFDGIPLDRMNTSMTINATAAWLLSLYIATAERQGVSRASLQGTTQNDIIKEYLSRGTYVFPPKPSLGLIADTIAFTYRELPKWNPTNVCSYHLQEAGATPEQELAYALATAIAVLDEVRNGGQVPAEDLAQVVGRISFFVNAGVRFVTELCKMRAFTELWDELTLERYGVTDEKFRRFRYGVQVNSLGLTEPQPENNVYRILLEMLAVVLSKNARARAVQLPAWNEALGLPRPWDQQWSLRLQQIVAMETDLLEYGDLFDGSPVVAAKVAELKEGARAELARIDEMGGAVAAVESGYMKQRLVEANANRVAAIENGEQIVVGVNKFVETAPSPLTTGADGSIMVVDEGVERRQIEKLRAHREARDAKAAAAALGELARAAKEGRNIMESSIACAHAGVTTGEWAGALREIFGEYRAPTGVGGSVVEARGDRSQTNKVREAVDALSARLGRRLKFLVGKPGLDGHSNGAEQIALKARDCGMEVVYEGIRLTPAQIVNAALEESVHVVGLSILSGSHNELVADVMRRMVEAGLDDVPVIVGGIIPDEDARKLKAAGVARVYTPKDFEITQIMADIVALVDGLTREAA from the coding sequence ATGCCGAAACAGCCAATTTCCGCAGCGGAACAGGCAAACAGCACCATGCCGCGCCGCGATAAACCGTGGCTGATGCGCACCTATGCCGGCCATTCCTCCGCCGAGGAGAGCAACACGCTCTATCGGACCAATCTGTCACGCGGGCAGACCGGCTTGTCGGTCGCCTTCGACCTGCCGACCCAGACCGGCTATGACGCCGATCATATCCTGGCCCGGGGTGAAGTGGGCAAGGTCGGCGTGCCGATCGGCCATATCGGCGACATGATGACCCTGTTCGACGGCATCCCGCTCGACCGCATGAACACCTCGATGACGATCAACGCGACCGCCGCCTGGCTGCTGTCGCTGTATATCGCCACCGCCGAGCGTCAGGGCGTGTCGCGGGCCAGCCTTCAGGGCACCACCCAGAACGACATCATCAAGGAATATCTGTCGCGCGGCACCTATGTGTTTCCGCCCAAGCCCAGCCTGGGGCTGATCGCCGACACCATCGCCTTCACCTATCGGGAACTGCCCAAGTGGAACCCGACCAATGTCTGTTCCTATCACCTTCAGGAAGCGGGGGCCACGCCTGAGCAGGAACTGGCCTATGCGCTGGCGACCGCGATCGCGGTGCTCGACGAGGTCCGCAATGGCGGCCAGGTGCCGGCGGAAGATCTGGCTCAGGTGGTGGGCCGGATCAGCTTCTTCGTCAATGCCGGGGTGCGGTTCGTCACCGAGCTTTGCAAGATGCGCGCCTTCACCGAGCTTTGGGACGAACTGACCCTTGAGCGCTATGGCGTGACCGACGAGAAGTTCCGCCGCTTCCGCTATGGCGTGCAGGTGAACTCGCTGGGCCTGACCGAGCCGCAGCCTGAAAACAACGTCTATCGCATCCTGCTGGAAATGCTGGCGGTGGTGCTGTCGAAGAACGCCCGCGCCCGCGCCGTGCAGTTGCCGGCCTGGAACGAGGCGCTTGGCCTGCCCCGCCCCTGGGACCAGCAATGGTCACTGCGCCTGCAGCAGATCGTGGCGATGGAAACCGACCTGCTGGAATATGGCGATCTGTTCGACGGCTCGCCCGTGGTGGCGGCCAAGGTCGCCGAATTGAAAGAGGGCGCCCGCGCCGAGCTTGCCCGCATCGACGAGATGGGCGGCGCCGTGGCCGCAGTGGAAAGCGGCTACATGAAGCAGCGGCTGGTCGAGGCCAATGCCAACCGGGTCGCCGCGATCGAGAACGGCGAGCAGATCGTCGTCGGTGTGAACAAATTCGTCGAGACCGCGCCCTCGCCGCTGACCACCGGTGCCGATGGCAGCATCATGGTGGTTGATGAGGGGGTCGAGCGCCGGCAGATCGAAAAGCTGCGCGCCCATCGTGAGGCCCGCGACGCCAAGGCCGCCGCGGCGGCGCTGGGCGAGCTTGCCCGCGCGGCCAAGGAAGGCCGCAATATCATGGAAAGCTCCATCGCCTGCGCCCATGCCGGGGTGACCACCGGCGAATGGGCCGGCGCGCTGCGCGAGATTTTCGGCGAGTACCGCGCCCCCACCGGTGTCGGCGGCAGCGTGGTCGAGGCGCGCGGCGATCGCAGCCAGACCAACAAGGTCCGCGAGGCGGTTGACGCGCTGTCGGCGCGGCTGGGCCGGCGGCTGAAATTCCTGGTCGGCAAACCGGGCCTCGACGGCCATTCCAACGGCGCCGAGCAGATCGCGCTCAAGGCCCGCGATTGCGGCATGGAGGTGGTTTATGAAGGCATCCGCCTGACCCCCGCCCAGATCGTCAATGCCGCCCTTGAGGAAAGCGTCCATGTTGTCGGTCTGTCGATCCTGTCGGGCAGCCATAACGAGTTGGTCGCCGATGTCATGCGCCGCATGGTCGAGGCCGGGCTCGACGATGTGCCGGTGATCGTGGGCGGCATCA